A stretch of Lactiplantibacillus brownii DNA encodes these proteins:
- a CDS encoding Y-family DNA polymerase — protein MTTPLDDPSRLPVRDIMCIDCKSFFASTEAIRRGEFPLAAKIAVLSRAESQGGLILAASPDTKRDYNVRLGTRKYEIKPNMAIELVAPHMRDYIELNYRINQIFRQFTDDQHWYVYSIDEAFIDVTHSHRLFGSNRAIAAQIQTKVFNETGIVTTVGIGPNPLMAKLALDNEAKEQAPWRAEWGYDVVRTKLWQIAPLTDFWSIGGKTADKLNRLGIHNIGELAQFDRKKLHQKFGVLGDALYFHSWGIDYSDLAKRYVPHAENKGYGNSQVLMRDYTTQADIETVLFEIADQVATRLRQHDVLGEVISVQVGFSEPDEQGQHGWSTQTKIDPTNQTNELIRAVQYLFEKRWQGNALRNLGVRVNRISKPNSLQLSLFSNQRRDEANLQLEHTIDQIRSRYGYGAIVRGYSKTAAGTAIDRSKLVGGHQA, from the coding sequence ATGACGACACCACTCGATGATCCTAGTCGGTTACCGGTTCGTGACATCATGTGTATTGATTGCAAAAGCTTTTTTGCCAGTACCGAAGCGATTCGACGCGGCGAATTTCCATTGGCAGCGAAGATTGCAGTCTTATCACGTGCAGAATCACAAGGCGGACTGATTTTAGCGGCTTCACCCGATACTAAACGTGATTATAATGTTCGTTTAGGCACCCGAAAATATGAAATTAAACCAAATATGGCTATTGAATTGGTCGCACCACACATGCGAGATTACATTGAATTAAATTATCGCATCAATCAGATTTTTCGCCAATTTACAGATGATCAGCATTGGTACGTTTATAGTATTGATGAAGCTTTCATTGATGTGACACACAGCCATCGACTTTTTGGTTCTAATCGTGCTATTGCGGCGCAAATTCAAACGAAAGTTTTCAATGAGACTGGGATCGTGACGACCGTTGGTATTGGTCCCAATCCTTTGATGGCAAAGCTGGCATTGGATAATGAGGCTAAAGAACAGGCCCCGTGGCGAGCAGAATGGGGCTATGATGTGGTCCGAACGAAGCTGTGGCAAATTGCGCCACTGACTGATTTTTGGTCGATTGGTGGTAAAACAGCGGACAAATTAAATCGGCTGGGAATTCACAATATTGGCGAATTGGCTCAGTTTGACCGCAAGAAACTCCATCAAAAGTTTGGCGTCTTAGGTGATGCCCTTTATTTTCATAGTTGGGGCATCGATTATTCCGATTTAGCTAAGCGTTATGTACCGCACGCTGAAAACAAAGGTTATGGCAATAGCCAAGTTTTGATGCGCGACTATACGACTCAAGCAGACATTGAAACAGTTTTGTTTGAAATTGCTGATCAAGTCGCAACACGACTCCGTCAACACGATGTTTTAGGTGAGGTAATCAGTGTGCAGGTTGGCTTTTCAGAACCTGATGAACAGGGACAACACGGTTGGAGTACGCAGACTAAGATTGATCCCACCAATCAAACCAATGAGTTAATACGAGCGGTGCAATACTTATTTGAAAAGCGTTGGCAGGGCAATGCGTTGCGCAATTTAGGGGTGCGTGTTAACCGAATCAGTAAGCCCAATAGTTTACAGCTGTCGTTATTTAGCAATCAACGCCGCGACGAGGCCAATTTACAATTGGAACATACAATTGATCAAATTAGAAGTCGGTATGGTTATGGCGCGATTGTGCGTGGCTATAGTAAAACGGCTGCCGGAACGGCCATTGATCGTTCGAAATTAGTCGGTGGTCATCAAGCTTAG
- a CDS encoding DNA-directed RNA polymerase subunit beta: MERIVPREKWLYDDRGMLKWMGWILSDHSAYMESVGKQTRPREVKPEMPVTQISANLQKAWKTGQAVIVQSDTLENNCFTAEYHGQVAGYQGDQIYLQLANDSVKFFHLDELRYVEIPTAEKWWSHDDTTR, encoded by the coding sequence ATGGAACGAATTGTCCCACGTGAAAAGTGGTTGTACGATGATCGTGGCATGCTTAAATGGATGGGGTGGATTTTATCGGATCACAGTGCTTACATGGAAAGTGTCGGCAAACAAACCCGACCTCGCGAAGTTAAGCCTGAAATGCCTGTGACCCAAATCAGTGCTAATCTACAAAAAGCCTGGAAGACCGGGCAGGCGGTCATAGTTCAAAGTGATACGTTAGAAAATAATTGTTTCACGGCTGAATATCACGGGCAAGTAGCGGGCTATCAAGGAGATCAAATCTACTTGCAACTAGCTAATGATAGCGTCAAGTTCTTTCATCTTGATGAGTTACGTTACGTTGAAATTCCAACTGCTGAAAAGTGGTGGTCCCATGACGACACCACTCGATGA
- a CDS encoding MerR family transcriptional regulator has product MNRKDVSNLIGFSADTLRYYERIGVIPPVKRDKNGYRDYRPNDLNWLFLVKCLKDAGLSMEALIDELIQHDVDYVHVTLNNVLTSKPIGSTDRDETYLQMLVKYVDHRIPLISAGSLDTPDQAEEALDEGLDLAAIAHGLIMNPDWAEKVKTGATAAIQQQLQLSQLADMKLPDRLWQMLQDSGDWFDIVK; this is encoded by the coding sequence ATGAATAGAAAAGATGTCTCCAATCTAATTGGATTTTCAGCTGATACGCTGCGTTACTATGAACGAATTGGCGTGATTCCGCCAGTTAAACGTGACAAAAATGGTTATCGAGATTATCGTCCCAATGATTTAAACTGGCTATTTTTAGTGAAATGTCTAAAGGATGCCGGGTTGTCAATGGAAGCATTGATTGATGAGTTAATCCAGCACGATGTGGATTATGTTCATGTGACTTTGAACAATGTGCTGACTTCCAAGCCTATTGGCAGTACAGATCGGGATGAAACTTATCTTCAAATGCTGGTTAAATATGTTGATCACCGTATTCCGTTGATTTCTGCTGGTTCATTAGATACACCAGATCAGGCCGAAGAAGCCTTGGATGAAGGCTTGGATCTTGCAGCAATTGCACATGGTTTAATTATGAATCCGGATTGGGCTGAGAAAGTTAAAACGGGGGCAACTGCAGCTATTCAGCAACAGTTGCAACTCTCGCAATTGGCCGATATGAAGTTGCCAGATAGGTTGTGGCAAATGCTGCAAGATTCCGGTGATTGGTTTGACATTGTTAAATAG
- a CDS encoding MerR family transcriptional regulator yields MNIKEASEQTGVSSAAIRYYEKESLIPPIDRTEVGNRDIDDRILRRIRFVTQMRAAGMSIENLRRYIQLFDAQEDNTKEQKALLKEQLAVMEEKRDDLQAAIDHLNYKLNHFYDHMETTEAELRELERQHRDKVDQDD; encoded by the coding sequence ATGAATATTAAGGAAGCAAGCGAACAAACCGGCGTTTCGTCAGCGGCAATTCGTTATTATGAAAAAGAATCTTTGATTCCACCAATTGATCGAACCGAGGTTGGTAATCGTGATATCGATGACCGCATTTTGCGACGCATCCGTTTTGTGACACAAATGCGCGCTGCTGGGATGAGTATTGAAAATTTACGGCGTTATATTCAACTATTCGATGCTCAAGAAGATAACACCAAGGAACAAAAAGCGTTACTCAAAGAACAGCTCGCCGTGATGGAAGAAAAACGTGATGATTTACAGGCAGCAATCGACCATTTGAATTATAAATTAAATCATTTTTATGACCATATGGAAACGACCGAAGCCGAATTGCGTGAATTGGAACGTCAACACCGGGATAAAGTTGATCAAGACGATTAA
- a CDS encoding NAD(P)H-binding protein gives MKKVLILAANGQIAQIVEHRILTEPAFNDVTLTLFLRNANRLAQLGDNERVNLVDGDMTDAVAVDQAMAGQDLVFVAVVDHDTQNRLTKNVISAMQTNHVQRILFTNVLGLYNEVPGEFGRWNLEMIGGGMAPARRSDELLQESGLDYTTLRLPWLNDRDEVKYVVTTKTQPYEGVSGSRQSVADFVLQVIANPDKYSHDSIGMADPATQGEDRPVY, from the coding sequence TTGAAAAAAGTTTTGATTTTAGCAGCTAATGGGCAAATTGCTCAGATTGTTGAACACCGTATTCTAACGGAACCGGCTTTTAACGACGTGACACTAACGTTGTTCCTTCGAAATGCCAATCGCTTAGCACAACTTGGTGATAATGAGCGTGTTAACTTGGTAGACGGTGACATGACGGATGCCGTGGCAGTTGACCAAGCTATGGCCGGACAGGATTTGGTCTTTGTGGCAGTGGTTGACCATGATACGCAGAATCGGCTAACGAAGAATGTGATCAGTGCGATGCAGACGAACCACGTTCAACGGATTTTATTTACTAATGTGCTGGGACTCTATAATGAAGTTCCCGGTGAATTTGGTCGTTGGAACTTGGAAATGATTGGTGGTGGCATGGCACCAGCACGGCGTTCGGATGAGTTGTTGCAAGAATCTGGGTTGGATTACACCACATTGCGTTTGCCATGGTTGAACGATCGTGATGAGGTTAAATACGTGGTGACGACTAAGACTCAACCTTACGAGGGCGTTTCGGGCTCACGTCAAAGCGTGGCGGATTTCGTCTTGCAGGTCATTGCTAACCCTGATAAGTACAGCCATGATAGTATTGGAATGGCCGACCCGGCGACTCAAGGTGAAGATCGGCCCGTTTATTAA
- a CDS encoding flavodoxin has protein sequence MTTKLLIVAYSWSGNTATMATALQKVTGADRIDLTVAADTFSTDMYATSDIANQQLASGNMPALTNATPDLAQYQTILVGGPVWSAKVATPVRTFLSQLSDYHGTVMPFYTDAGTPGSYEVDFDDLVTAANVKPGIGLSSGQLASAATILRSWWEKAK, from the coding sequence ATGACAACTAAACTGTTAATTGTGGCGTATTCGTGGTCTGGCAACACAGCGACCATGGCGACGGCCTTACAAAAAGTTACTGGTGCTGATCGGATTGATTTAACGGTGGCTGCGGACACGTTTTCGACGGATATGTATGCGACATCTGACATTGCTAACCAACAATTAGCTAGTGGCAACATGCCAGCACTAACGAATGCCACGCCAGATTTAGCACAATATCAAACAATTTTAGTCGGTGGCCCAGTTTGGTCAGCGAAAGTTGCGACACCGGTGCGAACATTTTTAAGCCAGTTGAGCGACTATCATGGCACAGTAATGCCATTTTATACAGATGCTGGGACGCCTGGAAGTTATGAAGTTGACTTTGATGACTTAGTGACCGCAGCCAATGTCAAACCGGGAATTGGGTTAAGCAGTGGTCAGTTAGCGTCAGCGGCAACGATTTTACGGTCATGGTGGGAAAAAGCAAAATAA
- a CDS encoding aldo/keto reductase family protein: MATITETFTLNNGLKMPKVGFGTWQTRPGKETYDAVSNALKAGYRFIDTAKAYQNEKSVGEALHDADVPREEIFVQTKLPAESKSYDAAMADFDSSLAALDLAYVDSYIIHAPWPWAQMGSNHDAENREVWRAMQDIYKSGRAKSVGVSNFNSADLENLLTWDGLTVKPAVDQIQYYVGHTQSTVVRTAKANQIVVQAYSPLATGGLLDNDSLAKLAAKYQVSVPQLALRFIIQNGVAPLPKARAMAHVEANTKLDFEIDDQDMATMNAMVDRNGYHPVGD; encoded by the coding sequence ATGGCAACAATTACAGAAACTTTTACTTTAAATAATGGTTTGAAAATGCCTAAAGTTGGTTTTGGAACTTGGCAGACACGACCAGGCAAAGAAACTTATGACGCCGTTAGCAACGCATTGAAAGCTGGCTATCGTTTTATTGACACAGCCAAAGCTTATCAGAATGAAAAGAGTGTTGGCGAAGCTTTGCACGATGCGGATGTACCGCGCGAAGAAATCTTTGTTCAGACAAAATTACCAGCAGAATCTAAAAGCTATGATGCGGCAATGGCCGACTTTGATAGCAGTCTTGCAGCGTTAGATTTGGCTTACGTTGATTCATATATTATTCATGCCCCATGGCCTTGGGCACAAATGGGTTCTAATCATGATGCTGAAAATCGCGAAGTTTGGCGGGCCATGCAAGATATTTATAAGAGCGGTCGGGCTAAATCTGTCGGTGTTTCCAACTTTAACTCGGCAGATCTGGAAAACTTGTTGACTTGGGACGGCTTGACGGTCAAGCCAGCTGTTGATCAGATTCAATATTATGTTGGTCATACACAGTCAACGGTCGTACGGACGGCTAAAGCCAACCAGATCGTGGTGCAAGCTTATTCACCACTCGCCACGGGTGGTTTGCTAGATAACGACAGTTTGGCAAAATTAGCGGCTAAGTATCAAGTTTCAGTGCCGCAACTTGCCTTACGGTTCATCATTCAAAATGGTGTCGCACCATTACCAAAGGCACGTGCCATGGCGCATGTTGAAGCCAATACAAAATTAGACTTTGAAATTGATGATCAAGACATGGCAACGATGAATGCCATGGTTGATCGCAATGGTTATCATCCAGTTGGTGACTAG
- a CDS encoding prenyltransferase: MRRWLTWPIFYELTEIYTAPLNIMWFVLGVAIAQSRLGVVNWVNVVLGLVTVFIFDLAVNVSDNYYDYLHAHDRQGYAQQTNPLGRLQLPVKGVGQLALGLYILALVPGTWLVLRTGWLVLLLGIIGYVIGIFYTAGPHPINATPWCETVVALSIAFLIQLTCVVVSSYGVRPLTWATVGVTFLLCLPLTLIFFTLQLANNTADREEDILNHRYTLAYYLGQRGAIKLMQGCLVVGSLWPLINLALRLAPPITGLVVLLLPLMWWGMRPFFAKPDKRQTFMTTVKSASIFFIAYPILFVLGTWL, translated from the coding sequence ATGCGACGTTGGTTAACGTGGCCAATTTTTTATGAATTGACCGAAATTTACACCGCACCATTGAATATCATGTGGTTTGTACTGGGGGTAGCGATTGCCCAATCACGGTTGGGAGTCGTCAATTGGGTCAATGTGGTACTGGGCTTAGTGACTGTGTTTATTTTTGATTTGGCAGTCAATGTTTCGGATAACTATTATGATTATTTGCATGCTCATGATCGTCAGGGCTATGCGCAACAAACGAATCCGTTGGGACGGCTGCAGTTACCCGTCAAAGGTGTCGGACAGTTAGCCTTGGGGTTGTACATCTTAGCACTGGTTCCTGGGACTTGGTTAGTCTTACGGACCGGCTGGCTCGTGCTGTTATTAGGTATTATTGGTTATGTGATTGGTATTTTTTATACCGCGGGACCACATCCCATTAACGCGACACCTTGGTGCGAAACGGTTGTTGCCTTGTCAATTGCCTTTTTAATCCAATTGACCTGTGTGGTGGTTTCAAGCTATGGCGTCCGACCATTAACTTGGGCAACAGTCGGTGTGACGTTCTTACTATGTCTGCCATTAACCTTGATTTTCTTTACCTTACAATTAGCTAATAATACAGCCGACCGTGAGGAAGATATTTTGAATCACCGCTATACGTTAGCTTATTATTTAGGGCAACGTGGTGCAATCAAATTAATGCAGGGTTGCTTAGTGGTCGGTAGCCTCTGGCCATTGATTAATTTGGCCTTACGACTTGCACCACCGATCACTGGTCTAGTCGTTTTATTGTTACCGTTGATGTGGTGGGGAATGCGACCGTTTTTTGCCAAGCCCGATAAACGCCAGACTTTCATGACTACGGTCAAAAGCGCGTCAATTTTCTTCATTGCTTATCCCATTTTATTTGTGCTAGGAACTTGGCTATAA
- a CDS encoding VTT domain-containing protein — protein MTWLLTAWTILLRPLSYLVTITNHIGGWSYGVLFIVIFLESAFIAFAFLPGQSLLFLSSSIAANAGSKLNIWLLLIIFVTAATSGAMLKYSMTRHMDQRSRLERELNSSKLDSTRALFDEHERPSMLWGRFIPFIGLFIPVIAGTTAMDWRHFQIWNFMGVLIWVGICCFFGYYFGDWPFVENNFTWIMLALIFIPMLARSAYQAIKRHRLATN, from the coding sequence ATGACATGGCTTCTGACAGCTTGGACGATTCTCTTACGTCCGCTCAGTTATTTAGTTACCATAACCAACCATATCGGTGGCTGGTCATATGGGGTCTTGTTTATCGTTATTTTTCTGGAATCAGCTTTTATCGCTTTCGCCTTTTTACCTGGCCAATCCCTCTTGTTCCTCAGTAGTTCGATTGCAGCGAATGCCGGTTCCAAATTAAACATTTGGCTATTATTAATTATTTTTGTGACTGCCGCAACCAGTGGCGCCATGTTGAAGTACAGCATGACTCGCCACATGGATCAGCGGAGTCGGTTAGAACGTGAATTAAATTCTAGTAAATTAGATTCCACCCGTGCCCTCTTTGACGAACATGAACGGCCATCAATGCTTTGGGGCCGTTTTATTCCTTTCATCGGCTTATTCATCCCGGTCATTGCTGGGACGACCGCCATGGATTGGCGCCATTTTCAAATTTGGAACTTTATGGGCGTCTTAATCTGGGTTGGAATTTGTTGTTTCTTTGGCTATTACTTCGGTGATTGGCCGTTTGTCGAAAACAACTTTACTTGGATCATGCTGGCACTAATTTTCATTCCAATGCTAGCTCGGTCAGCGTATCAAGCCATTAAACGACACCGACTTGCCACCAACTAA